A window of Amycolatopsis australiensis contains these coding sequences:
- the hutI gene encoding imidazolonepropionase, producing the protein MAVLITGIGELTTNDPGLGRLTGAALVLDGGKVAWVGPAADAPDADERVDVEGRAVLPGWVDSHTHLVFAGDRTAEFEARMAGKPYTAGGIATTVGATREASDEQLAANLRRHVGEAARQGTTCLETKTGYGLTVADEARSARIAGAVADEVTFLGAHLVPPGADAESYVDLVCGEMLDAVAGSVRWADVFCETGAFDEAQSARVLKAAAGRGLGLRVHGNQLGEGPGVRLAVELGAASVDHCTYLSDADVEALAASDTVATLLPACDLSTRQPLAPARRLLDAGATVALASNANPGSSYTTSMAFCVATAVLQMRMTIEEAVWSATAGGAKALRRDDVGVLRPGARADVHVLDAPSVTHLAYRPGVPLTNSVWRAGERLR; encoded by the coding sequence GTGGCAGTCCTGATCACGGGCATCGGCGAACTCACGACCAACGACCCCGGACTGGGCCGGCTGACCGGCGCGGCCCTGGTCCTCGACGGCGGGAAAGTGGCCTGGGTGGGCCCGGCGGCCGATGCACCGGACGCCGACGAACGCGTCGACGTCGAAGGCCGCGCGGTGCTGCCCGGCTGGGTCGACAGCCACACGCACCTGGTCTTCGCCGGCGACCGCACGGCGGAGTTCGAGGCGCGGATGGCCGGGAAGCCCTACACCGCGGGCGGGATCGCGACCACCGTCGGCGCGACGCGCGAGGCGTCCGACGAGCAGCTGGCCGCGAACCTGCGGCGCCACGTCGGCGAAGCGGCCCGGCAGGGCACGACGTGCCTGGAAACCAAGACGGGCTACGGGCTGACGGTGGCGGACGAAGCACGTTCGGCGCGGATCGCCGGCGCGGTCGCCGACGAGGTCACGTTCCTCGGCGCGCACCTGGTCCCGCCCGGCGCGGACGCAGAGTCCTATGTGGACCTGGTGTGTGGCGAGATGCTCGACGCCGTCGCGGGAAGCGTGCGGTGGGCGGACGTCTTCTGCGAAACCGGGGCGTTCGACGAAGCCCAGTCGGCGCGGGTGCTGAAGGCCGCGGCCGGGCGCGGGCTGGGCCTGCGCGTGCACGGCAACCAGCTCGGCGAGGGGCCCGGCGTGCGGCTGGCGGTCGAACTGGGCGCCGCGAGCGTCGACCACTGCACGTACCTGTCGGACGCCGACGTCGAGGCCCTGGCGGCGTCGGACACGGTGGCGACCCTGCTGCCGGCGTGCGATCTGTCGACCCGCCAGCCACTGGCCCCGGCCCGGCGGCTGCTCGACGCGGGTGCGACGGTCGCGTTGGCCAGCAACGCGAACCCGGGCAGCTCGTACACGACGTCGATGGCGTTCTGCGTCGCGACGGCAGTGCTGCAGATGCGCATGACGATCGAGGAGGCGGTCTGGTCGGCCACGGCGGGCGGCGCGAAGGCGTTGCGCCGCGACGACGTGGGCGTGCTGCGACCGGGCGCGCGGGCGGACGTCCACGTGCTCGACGCGCCTTCGGTGACGCACCTGGCTTACCGGCCGGGGGTGCCGCTGACGAATTCGGTGTGGCGCGCCGGCGAGCGCTTGCGCTGA
- a CDS encoding FAD-dependent oxidoreductase has product MSVIIIGAGLGGLSLAQGLRRAGIPCQVYERDPSPEARLQGYRLHIGGVGDSALREVLTPELHELFRATAGRALPHTNVYDDQLRLVTRLEDEGVHLNVNRFTLRQILLHGQEVRYGKRFTHYETGDDGVTAHFADGTAARGSLLVGADGVNSPVRRQRLPHARVVDAGLVHLYGRIPLTPDTRRLLAPEMFAVFNMMLGPDRTMAGFAPVDYPEPVARACARLMPDLRLRDNEPYLTCSVGARWEVVGHSEAELAAMTPGELQKVALGLLAGWHPLATALVGHWDVPVTFPQPIRTSVPIGPWEPSRVTLAGDAIHAMSPAGGAGANTALRDGAVLASALAGAPPLEAVAAYESAMADYGFAAVRESAGNGRRFLGQNPLTAEV; this is encoded by the coding sequence GTGTCTGTGATCATCATCGGTGCCGGTCTGGGTGGCCTGAGCCTGGCACAGGGGCTGCGGCGGGCCGGAATTCCTTGCCAGGTCTACGAACGGGACCCGTCGCCGGAGGCCCGGCTGCAGGGCTACCGCCTGCACATCGGCGGCGTCGGCGATTCGGCGCTGCGCGAGGTGCTGACCCCGGAGCTGCACGAGCTGTTCCGCGCCACCGCGGGCCGGGCGCTGCCGCACACGAACGTCTACGACGATCAGCTGCGACTGGTCACGCGGCTGGAAGACGAGGGCGTCCACCTCAACGTCAACCGCTTCACCCTGCGCCAGATCCTGCTGCACGGCCAGGAAGTCCGCTACGGCAAGCGATTCACGCACTACGAAACCGGCGACGACGGCGTGACAGCGCATTTCGCCGACGGAACCGCCGCCCGGGGCAGCCTGCTCGTGGGCGCCGACGGGGTCAACTCCCCGGTGCGGCGGCAGCGCCTGCCGCACGCCCGGGTCGTCGACGCCGGGCTCGTGCACCTCTACGGCCGCATCCCGCTCACCCCGGACACGCGGCGGCTGCTCGCCCCGGAGATGTTCGCGGTGTTCAACATGATGCTCGGGCCGGACCGCACGATGGCCGGGTTCGCGCCCGTCGACTACCCGGAGCCGGTGGCCCGCGCGTGCGCCCGGCTGATGCCGGACCTGCGGCTGCGCGACAACGAGCCGTACCTGACCTGTTCGGTCGGCGCCCGCTGGGAAGTCGTCGGCCACTCCGAAGCCGAGCTCGCCGCGATGACCCCGGGTGAACTGCAGAAGGTGGCGCTCGGCCTGCTCGCGGGCTGGCACCCGCTGGCCACGGCGCTGGTCGGGCACTGGGACGTCCCGGTGACGTTCCCGCAGCCCATCCGCACGAGCGTGCCGATCGGCCCGTGGGAACCGTCGCGGGTGACGCTGGCCGGCGACGCGATCCACGCGATGAGCCCAGCCGGCGGCGCGGGCGCCAACACCGCGTTGCGCGACGGTGCGGTGCTGGCCTCCGCGCTGGCCGGGGCCCCACCGCTCGAAGCCGTCGCCGCCTACGAGTCCGCGATGGCCGACTACGGGTTCGCCGCGGTGCGGGAATCCGCCGGGAACGGACGCCGGTTCCTCGGCCAGAACCCGCTCACAGCGGAAGTGTGA
- a CDS encoding formimidoylglutamate deiminase — MIFWCEQAWLPDGIASGVRIDVDGGRIVSVTADAPRAGTVLGGLTLPGFANGHSHAFHRALRGRTHHERGTFWTWRERMYALASRLDPGTYYRLARGVYAEMVLGGYTSVGEFHYLHHAPGGKPYADPNAMGEALRQAAADAGIRLTLLDTCYLAGGIGAEPDEVQRRFSDGSASAWTSRVAALKEDELFRVGAAIHSVRAVPADQLSLVDSARVVHVHLSEQRAENEQCQAAYGRTPTELLDERGVLTDRLVAVHATHLTASDIERLSGARACFCPTTERDLGDGIGPARALLDAGVRLSVGSDSNAVVDAFEETRALELDDRLASEERGRFTAEELLAAGTGHAAVGWPEVGVLAEGAGADFVTVALDSVRTAGIEPSGVVFAASGADVRHVVVAGREVVRDGVHQLVERPETLLAKEIEALWQS; from the coding sequence ATGATCTTCTGGTGCGAACAGGCTTGGCTACCGGACGGGATCGCGTCCGGCGTCCGGATCGACGTCGACGGCGGCCGGATCGTCTCGGTGACGGCCGACGCGCCGCGCGCGGGCACGGTGCTCGGCGGACTGACGCTGCCCGGGTTCGCGAACGGGCACTCGCACGCCTTCCACCGGGCGCTGCGAGGCCGTACGCACCACGAGCGCGGGACGTTCTGGACGTGGCGCGAGCGGATGTACGCGCTCGCGTCCCGGCTCGACCCCGGCACGTACTACCGGCTGGCGCGCGGGGTCTACGCCGAGATGGTCCTCGGCGGGTACACGAGCGTCGGGGAGTTCCACTACCTGCACCACGCGCCCGGCGGGAAGCCGTACGCGGACCCGAACGCGATGGGTGAGGCGCTGCGGCAGGCCGCCGCGGACGCCGGGATCCGGCTGACCCTGCTGGACACCTGCTACCTGGCGGGCGGCATCGGGGCCGAGCCGGACGAGGTGCAGCGGCGGTTCTCCGACGGTTCGGCGTCGGCGTGGACGTCGCGGGTGGCCGCCCTGAAGGAAGACGAGCTGTTCCGCGTCGGCGCGGCGATCCATTCCGTGCGCGCGGTCCCGGCCGACCAGCTGTCTCTTGTGGACAGTGCGCGCGTCGTGCACGTCCACCTCTCGGAACAGCGGGCCGAGAACGAGCAGTGCCAGGCCGCCTACGGCCGCACGCCGACCGAGCTGCTGGACGAACGCGGGGTGCTGACCGACCGGCTGGTCGCCGTGCACGCCACGCACCTCACGGCGTCGGACATCGAGCGGCTGAGCGGCGCGCGGGCGTGCTTCTGCCCGACCACCGAACGCGACCTCGGCGACGGGATCGGCCCGGCGCGCGCCCTGCTGGACGCGGGGGTCCGGCTGAGCGTCGGCAGTGACAGCAACGCCGTCGTCGACGCGTTCGAAGAGACCCGGGCGCTGGAGCTGGACGACCGGCTGGCCAGCGAGGAACGCGGCCGGTTCACCGCCGAGGAGCTGCTCGCCGCCGGGACCGGCCATGCCGCCGTCGGCTGGCCGGAGGTCGGCGTGCTCGCCGAGGGGGCGGGCGCGGACTTCGTGACGGTCGCGCTGGACTCGGTGCGCACGGCCGGGATCGAGCCGTCCGGCGTGGTGTTCGCCGCGTCCGGCGCCGACGTCCGGCACGTCGTCGTGGCGGGCCGCGAGGTCGTCCGGGACGGCGTGCACCAGCTGGTGGAACGTCCGGAAACCCTGCTGGCGAAGGAGATCGAGGCACTGTGGCAGTCCTGA
- a CDS encoding allantoate amidohydrolase encodes MSASGLLAEIGDVGRDPKRGGYSRHAFDAPEHDLRAWFAERALGLGLDVDTDHNGNIWAWWGPPGPDAVVTGSHLDSVPGGGAFDGPLGVASALAAVEALRARGFRPGKPFAVVVFTEEEGGRFGVPCLGSRLLTGTIDAGKARGLRDADGVTFAEAAAKSGFDPERLGADPERLGRIGKFLELHVEQGRGLIDLGSPVAVGSTVIAHGRWRFSFTGQGNHAGATLLADRADPMLPAAATVTAVRRLAARVADARATVGRLVPTPGGTNVIASTVDLWLDARVPGTATPELVEEIARAAEAAAAEEGCRVTVTRESYSDDVVFDDALRRDLGGWLGGPPELPTGAGHDAAILAGFVPAGMLYVRNPTGISHSPEEFAEADDVEAGAAALATVLERLAR; translated from the coding sequence CTCCGGGCTGCTGGCCGAGATCGGCGACGTCGGGCGCGACCCGAAACGCGGCGGCTACTCGCGGCACGCGTTCGACGCGCCCGAGCACGACCTGCGCGCGTGGTTCGCCGAGCGCGCGCTGGGTCTCGGGCTGGACGTCGACACCGACCACAACGGCAACATCTGGGCCTGGTGGGGGCCGCCGGGCCCGGACGCCGTCGTCACCGGCAGCCATCTCGACTCGGTACCCGGCGGCGGCGCCTTCGACGGCCCGCTCGGCGTGGCCAGCGCGCTCGCCGCCGTGGAAGCGTTGCGGGCTCGGGGATTCCGGCCGGGCAAGCCGTTCGCCGTCGTCGTGTTCACCGAGGAGGAGGGCGGCCGGTTCGGCGTCCCGTGCCTCGGCTCGCGGCTGCTCACCGGCACGATCGACGCCGGCAAGGCACGCGGGCTGCGGGACGCCGACGGCGTGACGTTCGCCGAGGCCGCCGCCAAGTCCGGGTTCGACCCCGAGCGGCTCGGTGCCGATCCCGAGCGGCTCGGGCGGATCGGGAAGTTCCTGGAGCTGCACGTCGAGCAGGGGCGCGGGCTGATCGACCTCGGCTCGCCGGTCGCCGTCGGCAGCACGGTGATCGCCCACGGACGCTGGCGGTTCTCCTTCACCGGCCAGGGAAACCACGCCGGGGCGACGCTGCTGGCCGACCGGGCCGACCCGATGCTGCCCGCCGCCGCGACGGTCACCGCCGTCCGGCGGCTGGCCGCGCGGGTGGCGGACGCGCGCGCGACCGTCGGACGGCTCGTGCCGACGCCGGGCGGCACCAACGTCATCGCGTCCACTGTGGACCTGTGGCTCGACGCGCGGGTGCCCGGCACGGCGACCCCGGAGCTGGTCGAGGAGATCGCGCGTGCCGCGGAAGCCGCCGCGGCGGAGGAAGGCTGCCGCGTCACGGTGACCCGGGAGTCCTATTCGGACGACGTCGTGTTCGACGACGCGTTGCGTCGCGACCTGGGCGGCTGGCTCGGCGGGCCGCCGGAGCTGCCGACCGGCGCGGGCCACGACGCCGCGATCCTCGCCGGGTTCGTCCCGGCCGGGATGCTGTACGTGCGCAACCCGACCGGGATCAGCCACTCGCCGGAGGAGTTCGCCGAGGCCGACGACGTCGAGGCCGGTGCGGCGGCGCTGGCGACGGTGCTGGAACGGCTGGCGCGATGA